The region AGCCGCTCAAGTAGGGCTTGGTGGTAAAGGTCCCGCCGTCCGCGAATTGCGACATGCCATAGACATTCGGCACCATCACCCAGTCGTAGGCATCCACGAATAGCTCCATGAACCACCGGTAGACATCGTCTGGCCGGATACGGCAGAGGAGCATGAAGTTCCCCATGACCATCAGCCGCTCGATGTGATGGCACCATCCGTGGTCGAGCACCCGGCGGATCGTGTCGTCCACCGGCGGGATGCCGGTCTTGCCCTCATAGAAGGCGCGCGGCATCGGCCGGTCGTGTTTCCAGAAGTTGCCGTTCCGGATCTCCACCCCTCGGTAACGGTAGATGCCGGCCATGAATTCACGCCAGCCGATGATCTGGCGAATGAAACCCTCCAGTGAGTTCATCGGCACCTGATGTCGCGTGGCGTATTCCAAGACTCGTTCCACAATTTCCCTGGGATCGAGCAGGCCGATATTCAGCGCTGGCGTCAGCACCGAGTGAAAAAGCACGCGATGATTCCGCGACAAGGCATCTTCATAGGCTCCGAAGTCCTCAAAACGCTCGGCAAGGAAACGATCCAGCCACGCCAAGGCATCGCGACGGGTCACCGGATAGCCGAACGAATCGGAGCGTCCGGGATTGTCCGGAAAACGGCCCTCCACCCACTCGATCGCCGCCTTCACATGCTCGTTCTGCCTCGTCTTCGGCTCAATCGGGGCGAGATGGTCTTCAGGAAATCGCTGCCGGTTCTCCACATCGAAAGACCAGTGACCACCAACGGGCGAGCCCTCGGCTTCGACGAGAATGCCCATGCGTTGGCGCTGCTCTTGGTAGAAGCTCGCCATGAAAGGCTTCTTCCGGCCACCCCCCGTGTGCTTCTCGAGAAAATCCGGCGGCGTCACCAAGTTCGGCGTGGGATGCACCACCAATTCGATCCTGCGGCTCGCGGCGAAGCGACGGATCCGCCGTAGCAACACATCATCCATCGGATCGACGACTTCCAAGCACTCCACATTCTTCGGCACCGCCTTTTCCAATACCCCCGTCGAATCAAGGTCTGCTCCGGACGGAACTTCGACGTAGCGAACGTCCTTCTTCCCCGTCGCCCAGGCCTTCATCGACGCACGGTGCAGCACCAGCCGCTGCTTGTGGACCCCGAGCGGCCAGTGCGGGTCGTTTCCAAAGAACAGCGGATCCTCGATCAGCAACGTCAGTTGCCCCTCACGCCAAGCCGGATGGCGTCCAAAGAGTTGGTTGGGATAGACAAGGCCGACCGTGATCATGGCGAACCATGGAAAGGTGCCCTCACCTGTCGAGCGACGCGGGCACAAAAAAGCCGCCGGAAATCCGGCGGCTCGGGAAATTCGATTCTGAAGCGGACGATCAGGCGAGGGTGCCCTCTTCCTTCTCCTTGTCCTTGCACTTCTCGCAGTCGCCGGCGATGGCAGGATCTTCCTTCTTGTCCTTGTCCTTGCACTTCTCGCAATCGGCGAGGGTGCCTTCTTCCTTTTCCTTGTCCTTGCACTTCTCGCAGTCACCGGCGATGGCAGGATCTTCCTTCTTGTCCTTATCCTTGCACTTCTCGCAATCGGCGAGGGTGCCTTCTTCCTTTTCCTTGTCCTTGCACTTCTCGCAGTCACCAGCGATGGCAGGGTCTTCTTCCTTGTCCTTACCCTTGCACTTCTCGCAGTCGGCGAGGGTGGTCTCTTCCTTCTTGTCCTTGTCCTTGCACTTTTCGCAGTCACCGGCGAAGGCAAGCGGGGCGCAACAGAAGAGCGCGACAAACGAGCTGAGTAGCAGTTTCATGGATGCTGTGGTGGGTTGATGTGGAATCGGTGGCCGTTCGGCCTTGTTTGAGAACCCGACAAGGCCGGTTTTGTTCCCGGGAAATTGTCGTTTTGCTGGAAATCTTTCAAAATCCCCGGAATCAGCTCAAATCCCCGGCCGTCACCGAGGTTTGTTCGCGCGAGCCGAGGGCCAGGGCCTGCCGCCGGACGCTCTCCGGCGTGGCATCAAACCGGTAGCTGTGGCAGTTCGGGCAGAGGACGACGCCGCTGCCGACGATCGAGTCGCATCCCTCGCAAACCTTGTAGGCAGCGGGGTTGGCGGCAATCCGGGCGGCTTTCGCCTCGCGGGAATCGGGATCCGGGGTTGGGGTGGACATGGGGTTACAAAAAACAGAAGCGGCACCGGTGCCCGGAGCCGCTTCAGGATTTCAAAACCGTCCGGTAGCGGAAGTTCAGGCGATGGTGGCAAGGGCCTTGGCGGCCTTGCTCTTCAGGTTGGCCGCCTTGTTCTTGTGAATGAGGCCCTTCTTGGCGGCCTTGTCCACAGCGGAGGAGAACTCGGCAAGCGATTGACCGGCGGCCGGCTTGTCAGCAGCGGCAACGGCGGCGAGGGTCTTCTTGCGGAGCGTCTTGATGGTCAGCTTGCGGGCGCGATTGCGCTCGGTGCGGACCTTGGTCTGGCGGACGCGCTTGAGGGCGGACTTGTGATTGGCCATTTTCGGAAAAAAGTTCAGACGGACGGTTCAGGCGCGATCCGGGTCGCGCGGGGGCGGCAATGTAGGAATCAAAGCGCCCCCGTCAAGCTTGTATCTCGGGTGGGACTCACCTTTGTGCCACACCGAGCGATTGCTCGCTCGAGTGCTTGCTCACGTATTCTTGGCCAGCCGAGGTATCGACCAGCGGTCCGCGCATCACGCGAACCTCCGCTCCCTCGCCTACCCGTTCGTAAAGATCCACCACATCCTTCATTCCCATCCGGATGCAGCCGTAGGACGCCGGGGTGCCCAGCCGCCATTCTTCAGGGGTGCCGTGGATGTAGACGCAACGCCCGTAAGTGTTGCGATTGTAATCCTCGGTCCCGTTCAGCCACATGATGCGGCTGACGATCGCGTCGCGACCGGGGGCATTCGGCTTCACGATCTCACCGGTCGCCCGGCGGCTCTTGAAAACCATGCCCGTCGGGGCGCCCTCGCCGATCTTGCGGGCGATTTCCATCCTCCCGAGCGGCGTGCGGTTGCTGTTACGTTCCGAGCCGATGCCGAACTTGGACGTGGAGACCTTGTAGGATTTAACCGGTTTGCCGTCGTGGACGAGCAGCAATCGCTGATCCGTCACACTGACGATCATTTGGTTACGACTGTCCTTATTGGCACTCCCGCAGCTATTCAGCAGCAGAGCAGCGGGAAGGGACAATACAAGAGGTAGGGCGGAACGGAGATTTCGCCAGATCATGGGTGCTTCTAGTTTTCCTTGGAGTTATCGGCAGTGGAGTCCAAGGCGACGCGACCGGAGGGCAGCAAGCGTGCCAATGACGATAGCGAAGTGTAGAAGAAACCGACGGGGAAGGGAAGTAGAAGAATTGCGGATGCCAGGCGGCCCTTCATCGCCGCCTCGACCACCACGAACAGGAAGAAGAAGCCGAACAGCAGCTCGATCACCGGCGTGAGGGTCTTCATCGCCTTGTAGCTGCTCTTCTTCCAGTCGCTCTTGGCCTTCTGGCCGATGCCGTACTTGGGCGTGCGGACGAATCCGGTCTGGTGATTGAAAATAGCCTCAAGCACCGCCTTGGCATTGTTGATCGACATCCCGATGCCGAGCGCGAGCAGCAGCGGCAGGTAAGGCAGCTCCTTCCACCAGGCACCCGGGCGCAGGGCGCGCTGGGCGGTGATGTAGAAGACCACCACCGAGACGGAGGCGAAGAAGAAGATCGGGACATTGACGATGTAGGTCGTCCACGCGCCGAAATCCGGAGCCGCCTGCTGATTCGGGTAAATCAGGAAGCACAGGCAGATCAGCATCAGGTAGGCGAAGTTCGAGGTCAGGTGCGCCGTGGCCTCCATCTTGATGTAGAGCGGAACCTTGGCCTTCCAGATCGCTGGCAGGACCTTCTTGCACACCTGAATCGAGCCCTTGGTCCAGCGGTGCTGCTGGCTCTTGAAGCCGTCCATGTCCACCGGCAGCTCGGCCGGGGTTTCCACGTCATTGAGGAAAATGAAGCGCCAGCCCTTCAGCTGGGCGCGGTAGCTGAGGTCCATGTCCTCGGTGAGCGTGTCGTGCTCCCAGCCACCGGCGTCGGCGATGCAGCCCTTCCGCCAGATACCGGCGGTGCCGTTGAAGGTGAAGAAGCGGCCGCTGCGGTTGCGGGCGGTCTGCTCCAGTTCCAGGTGACCGTCCAGGAACATTGCCTGCACGCGGGTCAGCACGTTGAAGGTCCGGTTGAGGTGACCCCAGCGGGTCTGGATCATGCCGATCTTCTCGTCGGTGAAATAGTGCACCGTCTTCTGGAGCACGTCCGCGTTCGGGACGAAGTCGGCATCCAGGATGAAAAGCAGCTCGCCCTTGGCGAATTGGGTGCCGTGCTCGAGCGCACCGGCCTTGTAGCCCGTGCGGTCGGTGCGGTGGATCATTTCCGCGTCGAAGCCCTGGGCCCGGAGGCGCTCCACGCCGAGACGGCAGATTTCCGTGGTCTCGTCGGTCGAGTCGTCCAGCACCTGGATCTGCAGCTTGTCCTGCGGGTAATCCAGCTTCGAGACGGAATCGAGCAGGCGGTCCACCACGTGCATCTCATTGAAAACCGGCAGCTGGATGGTCACCAGCGGCAGTTCCTGAAACAGCTCCTTGGGCTCAGGCTTTTTCCAAGCATGCCGGGCATACAAGTAAACGATGCACAGGCGGTGAAAGCCGTAGCCGGCAAGGCCGACCAGCACGAGGATGTAGGAAGCGTACCAAAGAGGAGAAGAGAGGTCCATGTGGCTCGGGTATTGGGTAAAGCGCGGCGGTGCCAAGCGCTTGAAATAGAGGCATTCCGGGCAGGCCGGAGGCCAACATGGCCGCCCGGACAAGTCAAGCCGGGAAGTCGCCAACCTCGTTTGATTTCCGGCGCCGCATTGCCGGTTGCGGGAAATACGGTCCGATGGCAGCATTTCTTCCGTGATCCTTTCCCGCCCGTCGTTTGCTGCCGCTCTCGGAGCCATCATGGCCTGCCTGCCGGCGACCGCCCAAGAAGGGGGAAAGCCGGACATCCCGGCTGACCTCCTGGAAGACGCCCATGTCCGCGAGGAACTCGCCATCAACGAGTTCACCGCGCCATCCATCGCCAAGATTTTCGAATCCCTGGAGGCTCTCGCGCCGCTGCCGATCCTGAAATTCCAGCGCGAAACCCCGACCAATACCCCTCTCGATCGCGCCGATCTCGCCGTCGAACTCGGGTTCCTGATCGCCGACGGTTTCCTCGTCGTCCAGGCCGGCGAACTCGGCAAGGTCGAGAAGCTCGCCGCCGACCTGACCCGCTACGGCAAGGCCCTCGGTGCCGGCGAGCGCGTGAACCGCCACGCTGCCAGCCTGCTGGAAAGCGCCCGCAAGCAGGAGGTCGCCCAGCTGAAGAAGGAACTCTCCGCCACCCAGAAGGACGTCGAGCTGGAGCTCGTGACCCTTCGCGATGCCGATCTCGCCCACCTCATCTCGATGGGTGGCTGGATCCGCGCCCTTCAGGTTTCCTCCTCCGCGGTGGAAAACCAGTTCAGCGAGGAGCGCGCCAAGTTCGTCATGCGCGAGGACATCGCCGACTACTACTCGGCGGTCGTTGGCGGCCTGAATCCGCGGATCTCGGAACGCCCGAGCTTCTTGGAAATGCGTGATCTTTTCGCCGGCCTGCGCACGGAAATGACGCTCCCCGAGGGTGAAAA is a window of Luteolibacter sp. Y139 DNA encoding:
- a CDS encoding cryptochrome/photolyase family protein, whose translation is MITVGLVYPNQLFGRHPAWREGQLTLLIEDPLFFGNDPHWPLGVHKQRLVLHRASMKAWATGKKDVRYVEVPSGADLDSTGVLEKAVPKNVECLEVVDPMDDVLLRRIRRFAASRRIELVVHPTPNLVTPPDFLEKHTGGGRKKPFMASFYQEQRQRMGILVEAEGSPVGGHWSFDVENRQRFPEDHLAPIEPKTRQNEHVKAAIEWVEGRFPDNPGRSDSFGYPVTRRDALAWLDRFLAERFEDFGAYEDALSRNHRVLFHSVLTPALNIGLLDPREIVERVLEYATRHQVPMNSLEGFIRQIIGWREFMAGIYRYRGVEIRNGNFWKHDRPMPRAFYEGKTGIPPVDDTIRRVLDHGWCHHIERLMVMGNFMLLCRIRPDDVYRWFMELFVDAYDWVMVPNVYGMSQFADGGTFTTKPYLSGSNYIRKMSFYPKGEWCDTWDALFWCFIGDHLKFFDSNPRLSMMARTWEKLPAAKKEAHHSRATAFLEGLA
- the rpsT gene encoding 30S ribosomal protein S20, with product MANHKSALKRVRQTKVRTERNRARKLTIKTLRKKTLAAVAAADKPAAGQSLAEFSSAVDKAAKKGLIHKNKAANLKSKAAKALATIA
- a CDS encoding L,D-transpeptidase, with translation MSLPAALLLNSCGSANKDSRNQMIVSVTDQRLLLVHDGKPVKSYKVSTSKFGIGSERNSNRTPLGRMEIARKIGEGAPTGMVFKSRRATGEIVKPNAPGRDAIVSRIMWLNGTEDYNRNTYGRCVYIHGTPEEWRLGTPASYGCIRMGMKDVVDLYERVGEGAEVRVMRGPLVDTSAGQEYVSKHSSEQSLGVAQR
- a CDS encoding cellulose synthase family protein; the encoded protein is MDLSSPLWYASYILVLVGLAGYGFHRLCIVYLYARHAWKKPEPKELFQELPLVTIQLPVFNEMHVVDRLLDSVSKLDYPQDKLQIQVLDDSTDETTEICRLGVERLRAQGFDAEMIHRTDRTGYKAGALEHGTQFAKGELLFILDADFVPNADVLQKTVHYFTDEKIGMIQTRWGHLNRTFNVLTRVQAMFLDGHLELEQTARNRSGRFFTFNGTAGIWRKGCIADAGGWEHDTLTEDMDLSYRAQLKGWRFIFLNDVETPAELPVDMDGFKSQQHRWTKGSIQVCKKVLPAIWKAKVPLYIKMEATAHLTSNFAYLMLICLCFLIYPNQQAAPDFGAWTTYIVNVPIFFFASVSVVVFYITAQRALRPGAWWKELPYLPLLLALGIGMSINNAKAVLEAIFNHQTGFVRTPKYGIGQKAKSDWKKSSYKAMKTLTPVIELLFGFFFLFVVVEAAMKGRLASAILLLPFPVGFFYTSLSSLARLLPSGRVALDSTADNSKEN